In Rhodococcus rhodochrous, a single genomic region encodes these proteins:
- a CDS encoding peptidyl-tRNA hydrolase — protein sequence MSEPDPESVHTETASGSAGTDPEPVFDPASDPGFAERHGVLTRGYGHRPDPEDPAKVQAMPIVLHIPKVDPPARSAVLEAAAMATVALCFDPRVGPGPDGEPGPWQEPFLAWNDARIRKVARRARGAHWRAAQDVDGVTVDHAGAQARVFVPGPVGELDPRISRLQIGGTDLPHDDPPPPADGVPVLWVQKDLEMTVGKAAAQVGHAAMLFAGALDVDTSRAWASDGFPCAVRDADEATWHELLARVEAGTAVAVRDAGFTEVAPGSITVIAVPGTVDERA from the coding sequence GTGTCTGAGCCGGACCCCGAGTCGGTGCACACCGAGACGGCCTCCGGATCTGCGGGCACGGACCCCGAGCCGGTCTTCGACCCGGCGTCGGATCCGGGTTTCGCCGAGCGCCACGGCGTACTCACCCGCGGTTACGGGCACCGGCCCGATCCGGAGGATCCGGCGAAGGTGCAGGCGATGCCGATCGTGCTGCACATCCCCAAGGTCGATCCACCCGCCCGCAGCGCGGTGCTCGAAGCCGCCGCGATGGCTACCGTGGCACTGTGTTTCGACCCGCGGGTCGGTCCCGGCCCGGACGGCGAACCCGGCCCGTGGCAGGAACCCTTCCTCGCATGGAACGACGCGCGGATACGGAAGGTCGCCCGCCGCGCCCGCGGAGCGCACTGGCGTGCCGCGCAGGACGTCGACGGAGTCACCGTCGACCACGCCGGTGCCCAGGCCAGGGTGTTCGTGCCCGGCCCTGTGGGGGAACTGGACCCGCGCATCTCCCGCCTGCAGATCGGTGGCACCGACCTGCCCCACGACGATCCGCCCCCACCGGCGGACGGCGTTCCGGTCCTCTGGGTGCAGAAGGACCTCGAGATGACCGTCGGCAAGGCGGCCGCGCAGGTCGGTCATGCCGCGATGCTGTTCGCGGGGGCACTGGACGTCGACACCTCACGCGCATGGGCTTCCGACGGATTCCCGTGTGCCGTCCGCGATGCGGACGAGGCCACCTGGCACGAGCTGCTCGCCCGCGTGGAAGCCGGCACGGCCGTCGCGGTCCGCGATGCGGGCTTCACCGAGGTGGCCCCGGGTTCGATCACCGTGATCGCGGTGCCCGGCACGGTCGACGAACGAGCCTGA
- a CDS encoding ABC transporter ATP-binding protein: protein MVRVAQPDPDLLIEFDDVVVRRGGNVLVGPVTWKVELDERWVVLGPNGAGKTSLLRVAAAETFPTSGTAHVLAETFGKTDLSELRPRIGLSSAALANRVPNDEKVTDLVLSAGYGVLGRWREQYDDIDTSRAVEMLESLGAEHLADRLYGTLSEGERKRALIARALMTDPELLLLDEPAAGLDLGGREELVARLGTLAADPDAPAIVLVTHHVEEIPPGFTHALLLKEGGVVAQGLLDDVITAENLSAAFSQSISLDKVDDRFFARRTRQAGRHRR, encoded by the coding sequence ATGGTCCGCGTGGCACAACCTGATCCCGATTTGCTCATCGAATTCGACGACGTAGTGGTCCGACGCGGCGGGAACGTCCTCGTCGGTCCCGTGACCTGGAAGGTGGAACTCGACGAACGTTGGGTGGTTCTCGGACCCAACGGGGCAGGAAAGACCTCGCTGCTGCGGGTCGCGGCGGCCGAGACCTTCCCCACCTCCGGCACCGCGCACGTCCTCGCGGAGACGTTCGGAAAGACGGATCTGTCCGAACTGCGACCCCGGATCGGATTGTCCTCCGCGGCCCTGGCCAACCGGGTGCCGAACGACGAGAAGGTCACCGATCTCGTGCTCTCCGCGGGCTACGGCGTGCTGGGCCGGTGGCGCGAGCAGTACGACGACATCGACACGAGCCGCGCGGTGGAGATGCTCGAGAGTCTCGGCGCGGAACATCTCGCCGACCGTCTGTACGGGACGTTGTCGGAGGGCGAGCGCAAGCGCGCGCTCATCGCCCGGGCGCTCATGACCGACCCCGAACTGTTGCTGCTCGACGAGCCCGCGGCCGGCCTGGACCTCGGTGGTCGTGAGGAACTCGTGGCCCGGCTCGGCACTCTCGCGGCCGACCCGGATGCACCCGCGATCGTGCTCGTCACCCATCACGTGGAGGAGATCCCTCCGGGCTTCACGCACGCCCTGCTCCTGAAGGAGGGGGGCGTGGTCGCCCAGGGCCTGCTCGACGACGTGATCACCGCCGAGAACCTCAGCGCGGCGTTCAGCCAGTCCATCTCGCTCGACAAGGTCGACGACCGGTTCTTCGCCCGCCGCACCCGCCAGGCGGGACGGCACCGCAGGTAA
- the glgX gene encoding glycogen debranching protein GlgX — protein sequence MSGSVALPDRAAFPLGPIPVDGGTRFAVHAPHSDRVQVCLVDDDGNEHRVDLPDRTYGVWHGVVPGVGAGQRYGYRAYGPWQPQWGLRTNPHKILLDPWARRIDGDVGDPDRLIPHQGDPFGAMSTVDSLGHTPLSVVTPALTPMHDKPRVPWENTVVYELHVGSYTAHHPLVPPELRGTYLGLAHRSVIDHLVGLGVTTVELLPVQAFVTEPSVRARGMRNHWGYSTASYFAPHPAYAVTPGNEIAEFRTMVDAFHSAGLEVLLDVVYNHTCEASVDGPSLSWRGLDAPGYYLLDAHGRDVDLTGCGNTLDASSPIVVRMVCDSLRYWADVMGVDGFRFDLASALARPRGGAFDPRAALLTAIVTDPVLCDVKLVAEPWDATAHGYQLGNFGAQWAEWNDRYRDTVRRYWAGRSGIREMASRLTGSEDLYDRNIRQPWMSVNFVTAHDGFTLADAVSYERKHNDENGEEGRDGSNNNESVNHGVEGPTDDPEILAARDRHIRAMLATLLLSTGTPMLLAGDEFGHTQNGNNNAYCVPEDVPVRDAWPLDWEHADRARTDYVRELLRLRKRVPVLRQRRFFEGRARSVGYPDLVWFGIEGIELDEDAWHDDSRRTLQGWVDGSQLGTVTRTGVTLEDSSGLFVLHAGDAATVTLAGPEWYRGDIACVFDSSAPDGRPANTSPMRVGSSYPVDGPTVLIFRIADDDPIEHE from the coding sequence GTGTCCGGCTCGGTCGCGCTCCCCGACCGGGCTGCCTTCCCGCTCGGACCCATCCCGGTCGACGGCGGCACACGCTTCGCCGTCCACGCCCCGCACAGCGACCGCGTCCAGGTCTGCCTCGTCGACGACGACGGGAACGAACACCGCGTGGACCTGCCCGACCGCACCTACGGGGTCTGGCATGGGGTGGTCCCCGGCGTCGGCGCCGGGCAACGGTACGGCTACCGCGCCTACGGGCCGTGGCAACCGCAGTGGGGGCTGCGCACCAACCCGCACAAGATCCTGCTCGATCCGTGGGCCCGGCGGATCGACGGCGACGTCGGCGACCCGGACCGGTTGATCCCCCACCAGGGCGACCCGTTCGGTGCGATGTCGACCGTCGACTCGCTCGGTCACACGCCCCTGTCCGTGGTGACACCCGCCCTGACGCCCATGCACGACAAGCCCCGCGTGCCGTGGGAGAACACCGTCGTCTACGAACTGCACGTCGGTTCGTACACGGCCCACCACCCGCTCGTGCCACCGGAGCTGCGTGGCACCTATCTCGGACTCGCCCACCGGTCGGTCATCGACCATCTGGTGGGGCTGGGGGTGACGACCGTCGAGTTGCTGCCCGTGCAGGCCTTCGTGACCGAGCCGTCGGTGCGTGCGCGGGGGATGCGCAACCACTGGGGTTATTCGACCGCCTCGTACTTCGCGCCGCATCCCGCCTACGCCGTCACGCCGGGCAACGAGATCGCCGAGTTCCGGACGATGGTCGACGCCTTCCACAGCGCCGGGCTCGAGGTGCTGCTCGACGTCGTCTACAACCACACGTGCGAAGCGTCGGTCGACGGTCCGAGCCTGTCCTGGCGCGGCCTCGACGCGCCCGGCTACTACCTGCTCGACGCGCACGGACGGGACGTCGACCTGACGGGGTGCGGCAACACCCTCGACGCGTCCTCACCGATCGTCGTGCGGATGGTGTGCGACAGCCTCCGGTACTGGGCGGACGTGATGGGTGTGGACGGCTTCCGCTTCGACCTCGCCAGTGCGCTGGCCCGTCCCCGCGGTGGGGCCTTCGATCCGCGGGCGGCACTGCTCACCGCGATCGTCACCGATCCCGTCCTCTGCGACGTCAAGCTCGTCGCCGAACCGTGGGACGCCACCGCACACGGTTACCAGCTCGGGAACTTCGGCGCGCAATGGGCCGAATGGAACGACCGCTACCGCGACACGGTCCGCCGCTACTGGGCGGGACGTTCCGGGATCCGCGAGATGGCGTCGCGGCTCACCGGTTCGGAGGACCTCTACGACAGGAACATCCGGCAGCCGTGGATGTCGGTCAACTTCGTCACCGCCCACGACGGTTTCACCCTCGCCGACGCAGTCTCGTACGAGCGCAAGCACAACGACGAGAACGGTGAGGAGGGCCGGGACGGGTCGAACAACAACGAGTCGGTGAACCACGGGGTCGAAGGGCCGACCGACGATCCGGAGATCCTCGCCGCTCGCGATCGGCACATCCGGGCGATGCTCGCGACACTGCTGTTGTCGACGGGCACACCGATGTTGCTCGCCGGCGACGAGTTCGGGCATACGCAGAACGGCAACAACAACGCCTACTGCGTCCCCGAGGACGTCCCGGTCCGCGACGCCTGGCCGCTGGACTGGGAGCACGCCGACCGTGCGCGAACGGATTACGTGCGCGAACTGCTCCGGCTGCGCAAGCGCGTCCCGGTGCTGCGGCAGCGACGCTTCTTCGAGGGGCGTGCCCGGTCCGTGGGGTATCCCGATCTGGTGTGGTTCGGCATCGAGGGGATCGAACTCGACGAGGACGCGTGGCACGACGACAGTCGCCGCACGCTGCAGGGCTGGGTCGACGGCTCGCAACTCGGCACCGTGACCCGCACCGGAGTCACCCTCGAGGACAGCAGCGGCCTGTTCGTCCTGCATGCGGGCGACGCCGCCACGGTGACCCTCGCCGGACCCGAGTGGTATCGCGGCGACATCGCGTGCGTCTTCGATTCGAGCGCCCCCGACGGCAGGCCTGCGAACACCTCCCCGATGCGGGTGGGGAGTTCGTACCCGGTCGACGGGCCGACGGTGCTGATCTTCCGGATCGCGGACGACGACCCCATCGAGCACGAATGA
- a CDS encoding class I SAM-dependent methyltransferase, whose translation MTASRTDGVDPAPNPHATAEEVAAALEDTKLAQVLYHDWEAETYDEKWSISYDERCIDYAKGRFVAAAGDQPLPYERALELGCGTGFFLLNLMQGGVAKTGSVTDLSPGMVKVALRNAENLGLDIDGRVADAETIPYDDDTFDLVVGHAVLHHIPDVEQSLREVLRVLKPGGRFVFAGEPSTIGNFYARMLGRVTWEATTNITKLPFLRDWRRPQTELDESSRAAALEAVVDLHTFDPADLEKLASSAGAVEVKASSEEFAAALLGWPVRTFEAAVPQEKLGWNWAKFAFGGWKTLSWVDENVLKHVVPRSFFYNVMITGVKPGK comes from the coding sequence ATGACTGCCAGCAGGACCGACGGGGTCGACCCCGCGCCGAATCCGCACGCCACTGCCGAAGAGGTCGCAGCGGCCCTCGAGGACACCAAGCTCGCCCAGGTGCTCTACCACGACTGGGAAGCCGAGACGTACGACGAGAAATGGTCTATCTCGTACGACGAGCGGTGCATCGACTACGCCAAGGGTCGGTTCGTCGCCGCTGCGGGCGACCAGCCGCTGCCCTACGAGCGCGCACTCGAACTCGGCTGCGGCACGGGCTTCTTCCTCCTCAACCTCATGCAGGGCGGGGTCGCGAAGACCGGTTCGGTGACCGACCTGTCGCCCGGCATGGTGAAGGTCGCGCTCCGCAACGCCGAGAACCTCGGTCTCGACATCGACGGCCGTGTCGCCGACGCCGAGACCATCCCGTACGACGACGACACCTTCGACCTCGTGGTCGGGCACGCCGTGCTGCACCACATCCCGGACGTCGAGCAGTCGCTGCGCGAGGTGCTGCGCGTGCTCAAGCCCGGCGGCCGTTTCGTCTTCGCCGGCGAGCCCAGCACGATCGGCAACTTCTACGCCCGCATGCTCGGCCGGGTCACGTGGGAGGCCACCACCAACATCACCAAGCTGCCCTTCCTGCGCGACTGGCGTCGTCCGCAGACCGAGCTCGACGAGTCCTCCCGGGCGGCCGCCCTCGAGGCCGTCGTCGATCTGCACACCTTCGACCCTGCGGATCTCGAGAAGTTGGCCTCGTCGGCCGGTGCCGTCGAGGTGAAGGCGTCGAGCGAGGAGTTCGCCGCGGCCCTGCTCGGCTGGCCGGTGCGCACCTTCGAGGCCGCCGTCCCGCAGGAGAAGCTGGGCTGGAACTGGGCGAAGTTCGCCTTCGGCGGCTGGAAGACGCTGAGCTGGGTCGACGAGAACGTCCTCAAGCACGTCGTGCCCCGCAGCTTCTTCTACAACGTCATGATCACCGGTGTGAAGCCCGGCAAGTAG
- a CDS encoding PQQ-binding-like beta-propeller repeat protein: MRGVLRTAVPALTVVFALSACGGGAGTDDVLSSGGWPGRHSDARNSNTATAESVEDLAPGWTRPLGGPVGSPAGIAANGQVSVAASTEAGCNLFSFQMDTGRKRWCTRLAPAVTTITPVSDGVANIYVGEDGGLLSFNEHGQRRWRIPVSGSPRSAQFTSDGSLLVVTHFGQVNVVDPQTGHLEAPLFDLVPVPTVEDGQNLPRLASDHGLPACFGGSEDCPVATTPAVDTATDRVFVTVWRPGADRSALVALRYTPGDDAVVSEEWSVPDLPGGAVTSPVLSADGSTVYVHDGEGALWALDAETGEARWTHETGRPTALGPAVTEDGLLLLASADGSAPLTALRDAGDSVEVEWERTDVVPYGAPAVTADGRAYVVVDGDRALAAAVLDLADGATLEEEPLDPSTGLPVGTGVGPGGEFVITTVDGDVVVLREPQSV; the protein is encoded by the coding sequence ATGCGGGGTGTCCTGCGGACCGCGGTCCCGGCGCTGACGGTGGTCTTCGCGCTGAGCGCGTGCGGCGGTGGGGCCGGCACCGACGACGTGTTGTCGAGTGGCGGCTGGCCGGGACGGCACTCCGATGCCCGCAACAGCAACACCGCGACCGCCGAGAGTGTCGAGGACCTCGCGCCCGGCTGGACGCGTCCGCTGGGCGGCCCGGTCGGCTCCCCCGCCGGCATCGCGGCCAACGGCCAGGTCTCGGTGGCGGCCTCAACGGAGGCCGGATGCAATCTGTTCTCCTTCCAGATGGACACGGGCCGCAAGCGCTGGTGCACGCGTCTCGCCCCGGCCGTCACGACGATCACGCCCGTCTCCGACGGGGTCGCGAACATCTACGTCGGTGAGGACGGCGGACTGCTGTCGTTCAACGAGCACGGCCAGCGTCGCTGGCGCATTCCCGTGAGCGGCAGTCCCCGCAGCGCACAGTTCACCTCCGACGGAAGCCTGTTGGTGGTCACGCATTTCGGTCAGGTCAACGTCGTCGACCCGCAGACGGGGCACCTCGAGGCACCGCTGTTCGATCTCGTGCCGGTGCCGACCGTCGAGGACGGGCAGAACCTGCCGCGACTCGCGAGCGATCACGGCCTGCCGGCCTGCTTCGGTGGTTCGGAGGACTGCCCGGTCGCCACGACGCCTGCCGTCGACACCGCCACCGACCGCGTGTTCGTCACCGTGTGGCGTCCGGGTGCGGACCGGTCTGCGCTCGTGGCGCTGCGCTACACGCCCGGTGACGACGCCGTGGTGTCCGAGGAGTGGTCGGTACCCGACCTTCCCGGAGGTGCGGTGACGAGTCCGGTTCTGTCCGCGGACGGTTCGACCGTCTACGTCCACGACGGGGAGGGTGCCCTGTGGGCGCTCGACGCGGAGACGGGCGAGGCGCGGTGGACCCACGAGACCGGCCGTCCCACGGCGCTCGGTCCCGCCGTCACGGAGGACGGACTGCTGCTCCTCGCGTCGGCCGACGGCAGCGCCCCGCTGACGGCGCTGCGCGACGCCGGCGACAGCGTCGAGGTCGAGTGGGAGCGGACGGACGTGGTTCCGTACGGTGCGCCGGCGGTGACCGCCGACGGCCGGGCCTATGTGGTCGTCGACGGCGATCGGGCTCTCGCAGCAGCGGTGCTCGATCTCGCGGACGGAGCGACGCTCGAGGAGGAACCCCTCGATCCCTCCACCGGACTGCCGGTCGGGACCGGTGTCGGCCCGGGCGGGGAGTTCGTGATCACGACCGTCGACGGCGACGTGGTGGTGCTGCGCGAACCGCAGTCCGTGTGA
- the serB gene encoding phosphoserine phosphatase SerB, whose amino-acid sequence MASDSTVLVTVTGPDHPGVTSVLFAALTRHDVDLLDVEQVVIRGRLTLGVLLVCPTDVEALQDEVESAMATIGMHADVQIGAERGARTVSTHAVVVLGSPVSAKALQSVGRTLAAQGANIDSIRGIADYPLTGLELMITAPDTSVEADAALRHALVELAAGLDVDIAVERGGLARRSKRLIVFDVDSTLIQGEVIEMLAAHAGVEDKVREVTEAAMRGEIDFAQSLEQRVATLAGLPATVIDEVAEQLELTPGARTTIRTLRRLGFRCGVVSGGFRQVIDPLAHELELDFVRANTLEIVDGKLTGRVVGDIVDRAAKARALREFADEAGVPVEQTVAVGDGANDIDMLSAAGLGVAFNAKPALREVADTALSYPYLDAVLFVLGVTREEIEAADRVDGTLRRVPIDGSV is encoded by the coding sequence GTGGCGTCTGACAGCACGGTGCTGGTGACCGTGACCGGACCTGACCATCCCGGCGTGACCTCGGTGCTCTTCGCAGCACTGACGCGGCACGACGTCGACCTCCTCGATGTGGAACAGGTCGTGATCCGCGGCCGGCTCACCCTCGGTGTCCTCCTCGTCTGCCCGACCGACGTCGAAGCGTTGCAGGACGAGGTCGAGTCCGCGATGGCCACCATCGGTATGCACGCCGACGTCCAGATCGGTGCCGAGCGCGGTGCCCGCACCGTCTCGACCCACGCCGTCGTGGTGCTGGGCAGCCCGGTCAGTGCCAAGGCACTGCAGTCGGTTGGCCGCACCCTCGCGGCCCAGGGCGCGAACATCGATTCGATCCGCGGCATCGCCGACTACCCGCTCACCGGCCTCGAGCTGATGATCACCGCGCCCGACACCAGCGTCGAGGCCGACGCCGCGCTGCGGCACGCCCTCGTCGAACTCGCCGCGGGCCTCGACGTCGACATCGCGGTGGAGCGCGGCGGTCTCGCCCGTCGTTCCAAGCGCCTGATCGTCTTCGACGTCGATTCCACGCTCATCCAGGGCGAGGTCATCGAGATGCTCGCCGCGCACGCCGGTGTCGAGGACAAGGTCCGCGAGGTCACCGAGGCTGCGATGCGCGGTGAGATCGATTTCGCGCAGTCCCTCGAACAACGCGTCGCGACCCTCGCGGGTCTGCCGGCGACCGTCATCGACGAGGTCGCCGAGCAGCTCGAGCTCACTCCCGGTGCCCGCACCACGATCCGGACGTTGCGTCGGCTCGGCTTCCGTTGCGGCGTCGTCTCGGGCGGCTTCCGTCAGGTGATCGACCCGCTCGCACACGAACTCGAACTCGACTTCGTCCGCGCCAACACGCTCGAGATCGTCGACGGCAAGCTCACCGGGCGAGTGGTCGGCGACATCGTCGACCGCGCCGCCAAGGCACGCGCCCTCCGTGAGTTCGCCGACGAGGCGGGCGTGCCGGTCGAGCAGACCGTCGCGGTCGGCGACGGTGCCAACGACATCGATATGCTGTCGGCCGCGGGCCTGGGCGTGGCGTTCAACGCCAAGCCGGCCCTGCGCGAGGTCGCCGACACCGCCCTGTCGTATCCCTACCTCGATGCGGTGCTCTTCGTCCTCGGCGTCACCCGCGAGGAGATCGAGGCGGCCGACCGCGTCGACGGAACCCTGCGCCGCGTCCCGATCGACGGCAGTGTCTGA
- a CDS encoding NUDIX hydrolase: protein MSNDRSASTFDPTAVPIRDASTVMLVRDSARGVEVFLQRRVVGMDFAGGMTVFPGGGVDPSDTDADVRWTGPDVTWWAERFGIGEAQARALVLAAVRETFEECGVLLAGPTEDSVVADTSDYAEARRLLEARELSFGDFLEKEQLVLRADLLRPHANWITPLGERRRYDTRFFVAAVPEGQRADGNTSETDLVQWQTAEEALADWRSGRCILLPPTWSQLSILSGFATVADLMAADPVIEPILPIMGRRDGAVHIAFDGDEGYYEVGTHPWAQRSDI, encoded by the coding sequence ATGTCCAACGATCGCTCGGCATCCACCTTCGATCCCACCGCGGTGCCCATCCGCGACGCGTCCACCGTGATGCTCGTGCGGGACTCCGCGCGCGGCGTCGAGGTGTTCCTGCAGCGTCGTGTCGTCGGCATGGACTTCGCCGGCGGCATGACCGTCTTCCCCGGCGGCGGGGTCGACCCCTCGGACACCGACGCCGACGTGCGGTGGACCGGTCCGGACGTGACCTGGTGGGCCGAGCGGTTCGGTATCGGCGAGGCGCAGGCCCGCGCGCTGGTGCTCGCGGCCGTGCGCGAGACCTTCGAGGAGTGCGGCGTGCTGCTCGCCGGCCCCACCGAGGATTCGGTGGTGGCCGACACGAGCGACTACGCCGAGGCGCGTCGTCTGCTCGAAGCGCGCGAGCTGTCCTTCGGGGACTTCCTGGAGAAGGAGCAGTTGGTGCTGCGCGCCGACCTGCTGCGTCCGCACGCGAACTGGATCACCCCGTTGGGGGAGCGGCGCCGCTACGACACGCGCTTCTTCGTCGCCGCGGTACCGGAAGGGCAGCGGGCCGACGGGAACACCAGCGAGACCGATCTGGTGCAGTGGCAGACCGCCGAGGAGGCCCTCGCCGACTGGCGGTCGGGCCGGTGCATCCTGCTCCCGCCCACATGGAGTCAGCTGTCGATCCTGTCGGGCTTCGCCACGGTCGCCGACCTCATGGCGGCGGACCCGGTCATCGAGCCGATCCTGCCGATCATGGGCCGCCGCGACGGTGCGGTCCACATCGCGTTCGACGGTGACGAGGGCTACTACGAGGTCGGTACTCATCCGTGGGCCCAGCGCTCCGACATCTAG
- a CDS encoding enoyl-CoA hydratase-related protein, whose protein sequence is MAEFVTLDVSDGIGTIRLDRPPMNALNRQLQEEIRTAAREATVRSDVKSVIVYGGEKVFAAGADIKEMADLSYVQMSEIVGDLQSALGSIADIPKPTVAAITGYALGGGLELALGADRRIVGDNVKLGTPEILLGIIPGGGGTQRLARLIGPAKAKDLVFTGRFVGADEALSIGLVDEVVAPDDVYEAARRWAGQFTGAASRALAAAKAAIDQGLDTDLDTGLKIEQHVFAGLFATKDRTIGLESFIENGPGKAKFVGE, encoded by the coding sequence ATGGCTGAATTCGTGACCCTCGACGTCTCCGACGGCATCGGCACCATCCGTCTCGACCGACCTCCGATGAACGCGTTGAACCGGCAGCTCCAGGAGGAGATCCGGACCGCTGCGCGCGAGGCGACCGTCCGTTCGGACGTGAAGTCGGTGATCGTCTACGGCGGCGAGAAGGTGTTCGCGGCCGGCGCCGACATCAAGGAAATGGCCGACCTGAGCTACGTGCAGATGAGCGAGATCGTCGGCGACCTGCAGTCGGCCCTCGGGTCGATCGCCGACATCCCCAAGCCCACCGTCGCCGCGATCACCGGCTACGCCCTCGGCGGGGGCCTCGAACTCGCCCTCGGCGCCGACCGGCGCATCGTCGGCGACAACGTCAAGCTCGGCACACCCGAGATCCTGCTGGGCATCATCCCCGGCGGCGGCGGCACCCAGCGACTGGCTCGGCTCATCGGCCCGGCCAAGGCGAAGGATCTCGTCTTCACCGGTCGCTTCGTCGGTGCCGACGAAGCCCTGTCGATCGGTCTGGTCGACGAGGTCGTCGCCCCCGACGACGTCTACGAGGCGGCACGTCGCTGGGCCGGGCAGTTCACCGGCGCCGCCTCGCGCGCGCTCGCCGCTGCGAAGGCCGCGATCGACCAGGGTCTCGACACCGATCTGGATACGGGTCTGAAGATCGAGCAGCACGTCTTCGCCGGGTTGTTCGCCACGAAGGACCGCACCATCGGTCTCGAATCGTTCATCGAGAACGGGCCGGGCAAGGCGAAGTTCGTCGGCGAGTGA
- a CDS encoding THUMP-like domain-containing protein → MGYDFTLADVEYLTSDDGRDALASVADRELSTRTRLADIGWARTRFGDRAGMLVETVILRRKAEAKIAGGAGWVLTDDALQQSTPTRVAAHRARRLRGRTVHDVTCSIGAELTELVGVAETVIGSDLDDVRLAMAAHNVPGAYLLRADALRPVTRDTTVVADPARRSGGRRTHDPAALQPPLPDLLDAYAGRDLAVKCAPGLDFDSLDWSGEVEVVSLDGGVREACLYSPGLSTPGVRRRAAVLRSDGTGFEITDAADDDIPEREPGEWIVDPDGAIVRAGLVRHYAAAHGLWQLDPRIAYLTGDSLPDGVRGFRIVERLKYSEKTLRQALARHDCGAAEILVRGVDVDPAVLRPRLKLRGSASLSVVLTRIGRTPEAFVCTPSR, encoded by the coding sequence TTGGGCTACGACTTCACCCTCGCCGACGTCGAGTACCTGACGTCGGACGACGGCCGCGACGCTCTCGCGAGCGTCGCCGACCGGGAACTGTCGACGCGTACGCGCCTCGCCGACATCGGCTGGGCGCGTACGCGTTTCGGTGACCGCGCCGGAATGCTCGTCGAAACCGTCATCCTGCGGCGCAAGGCGGAGGCGAAGATCGCCGGCGGCGCCGGGTGGGTGCTCACCGACGACGCTCTGCAGCAGTCCACGCCCACCCGCGTCGCGGCGCACCGCGCGCGACGGTTGCGCGGCCGCACGGTGCACGACGTGACGTGTTCGATCGGCGCCGAACTCACCGAACTCGTCGGGGTCGCCGAGACCGTGATCGGCAGTGATCTCGACGATGTGCGTCTGGCGATGGCCGCGCACAACGTCCCCGGGGCTTACCTCCTGCGCGCCGACGCCCTGCGTCCGGTCACGCGAGACACCACCGTCGTCGCCGATCCCGCACGCCGTTCGGGTGGGCGACGGACCCACGATCCGGCGGCGCTGCAACCACCGCTGCCCGATCTCCTCGACGCCTACGCGGGCCGCGATCTCGCCGTGAAGTGCGCACCCGGACTGGATTTCGACTCGCTCGACTGGTCCGGTGAGGTCGAGGTCGTCTCGCTCGACGGCGGAGTCCGCGAGGCGTGCCTGTACTCACCGGGGCTGAGCACTCCCGGCGTGCGGCGACGGGCTGCGGTACTGCGTTCGGACGGCACCGGTTTCGAGATCACCGATGCCGCGGACGACGACATCCCGGAGCGGGAGCCGGGGGAGTGGATCGTCGACCCCGACGGCGCGATCGTGCGCGCCGGTCTCGTCCGTCACTACGCCGCCGCGCACGGATTGTGGCAACTCGACCCGCGGATCGCCTATCTCACCGGCGACAGCCTGCCCGACGGAGTACGGGGTTTCCGGATCGTCGAGCGTCTCAAGTACAGCGAGAAGACGCTCCGTCAGGCGCTCGCCCGCCACGACTGCGGTGCGGCCGAGATCCTCGTACGAGGTGTCGACGTCGACCCAGCGGTGTTGCGTCCGCGCCTGAAGCTGCGCGGGTCGGCCTCGCTCAGCGTGGTGCTCACCCGCATCGGCCGGACGCCGGAAGCCTTCGTCTGCACGCCGTCACGCTGA